The following nucleotide sequence is from Labrys wisconsinensis.
TCACCCAGCCCGGCGAGGCCTATCTGCCGGCCGTGCGCAAGGCGTTCGAGGACCTGCGCGCATCGACGGCCGGGCTGTTCGGGCAGAAGCGCGCCCGCATCCTGCCGGTGCGCGTGCCCGTCTCCTTCGCCACGCTCTGGCTGGCGCCCCGGCTGGAGCGCTTCCATGCGGCGCAGCCCGACATCGAGCTGCACGTGTTCTCCTCGATCTATGCCGACGGGCTGCCGGTCGGCGAATGCGACCTGGAGGTCCGCTTCGGCGAGGGGGCCTGGCCGGGCTTCCGCAGCGAGCTGCTGCGCCACGAGCCGGCGGTCGCGGTGGTCCATCGCGACCTCGCCGCGGCGGGCGATTCCGCGGCGCGCCTCGCCGCCCTGGCGCGCCTGCCGCGCATCCAGATCATGGGCCTCGCCGACAATGGCTGGGAGCGGCTGTTCGGCGAGCACGGCCTGACGCCGCCGCGCCCCTGGATCCAGGTCGATACCAGCCTCGCCGCCCTGCAGCTCGTCGCCGCCGGCCAGGGCGCGGCCATCGTGCTGGAGAGCTTCTTCGCCACGGCGGCGCGGAGCCTGCCGATCGCCCTGGCGGTCGACACGCCGCTCCTGCTCGCCGAGGCG
It contains:
- a CDS encoding LysR substrate-binding domain-containing protein, with the protein product MPHALPPPNRLRAFEASARHSSFAGAARELNLTAAAVGNQVRLLEAELGAALFERLARGLRLTQPGEAYLPAVRKAFEDLRASTAGLFGQKRARILPVRVPVSFATLWLAPRLERFHAAQPDIELHVFSSIYADGLPVGECDLEVRFGEGAWPGFRSELLRHEPAVAVVHRDLAAAGDSAARLAALARLPRIQIMGLADNGWERLFGEHGLTPPRPWIQVDTSLAALQLVAAGQGAAIVLESFFATAARSLPIALAVDTPLLLAEAHHILLQDGRAPRADALLFRDWLLREGGG